The genomic stretch GACTGCTTGCCGCGCTGGGCCAGCATGCGGTTGCCGACAAAACCGTCACAGACGCCGACCACGGCCGGAACCTTTGCAATCTTGCGCGCGATCGACACCGCGGTCGTCAGCGCGTCGGGCGCGGTCTTGGCGGCGCGGACGATCTCGCACAGCTTCATCACGTTGGCCGGCGAGAAGAAGTGCATGCCGAGCACGTCCTGCGGACGCTTCGTCACCTTCGCGATCTCGTCGATGTTCAGATACGAGGTGTTGGAGGCCAGCACCGCGCCGGGCTTGGCGTACTTGTCCAGCGCCTCGAACACTTCCTTCTTGACCGCCATGGTTTCGAACACGGCTTCGATGACCAGGTCAGCGTCCTTGACGTTTTCCAGGCCGACCACGCCGGTAATCAGGCCCATTCGCTTGGCCGGCGCATCGGCGGGGATGCCGCCGCGGGCGGCGGTCGCCTCATAATTCTTCTGCATCACGCCCATGCCGCGCTTGAGCTGCTCTTCGCCGGTCTCGATCAGGGTGACGGGAATGCCGGCATTGGCAAACGACATCGCGATGCCGCCGCCCATGGTGCCGGCGCCGATGATGGCGACGCGCTCGACATTGCGCGGTTTCGTTCCCTCGGGCACGCCCGCGATCTTGGCGGCCTCGCGCTCGGAGAAGAACGCATAGCGCTGCGCCTTCGACTGGTCGCTCGACACCAGCTTGAGAAAACCTTCGCGCTCCTTCTTCAGCCCTTCATCGAACGGCAGATCGATCGCAGCACCAACCGCGTCGGCGGCGGCGAACGGGGCTTCCAGGCCGCGGGCCTTCTTGGTCAGGGCGGCGACCGCATTGGTGAAGATCGAACGGTCGGCCTTGGCCGCCGCGAGCTTGGAGTCGTCATCGCGCAGCTTGCGCAGGGGGCGCTTCTCCGCCAGCACCTTGAGGGCAAAGGCTTCACCACCGGCGGCAGGGCCTTCGACGATCTCCTCGATCAGGCCGTTTTTGAGCGCTTCAGCAGCACCGATCGGATCGCCGCCGACGATCATCTTGACCGCGAGTTCCGGACCGACCGCGCGCGGCAGGCGCTGCGTGCCGCCGGCGCCCGGCAACAGGCCGAGTTTCACTTCGGGCAGGCCAAGCCTGGCGTCCTTGGTGGCGACGCGATAGTGGCAGGCCAATGCGACTTCGAGACCGCCGCCCAAGGCCGTGCCGTGAATGGCGGCAATGATCGGCTTCGGCGAGTTCTCCATCGCAACAAGCACCTCCGCGAGACCCGGGGGCTTCGGCGGCTTGCCGAATTCAGTGATGTCGGCGCCGGCGATAAAGGTGCGGCCGCCGCAGGTCAGCACGATCGCCTTTACTTCGGGATCGGCGATCGCACTCTTCATGCATTCGAAAATACCGCCACGCACCGCGGCGCTCAGCGCGTTGACCGGAGGGCTGTTAACCGTGACGACGGCGATGGCGTCATGACGCTCGAGCTTTACGACTTCGTTCACGAGACTCTCCCTGGATAACGCGTTCTTGGTTGCGTTGTTTTTGGCGTTGGTGTTCTTGACTTGCGTTTACTGGCTATTTCGCACTGCGAAATTAAATTCCACATCTTGACAGGGAGGGTTATTTTGAAGCACGTCCCTTGTCAACGCGCCCGGCAAAGCAGCAGGCCAATGAAACGTCCAGGGAAAAAAGTGGCGACAGATCGCAGCTTCGTCGTCGCGCTTTCCCGCGGACTTGATGTGTTGCGCGCATTCCA from Bradyrhizobium sp. Ash2021 encodes the following:
- a CDS encoding 3-hydroxyacyl-CoA dehydrogenase NAD-binding domain-containing protein — encoded protein: MNEVVKLERHDAIAVVTVNSPPVNALSAAVRGGIFECMKSAIADPEVKAIVLTCGGRTFIAGADITEFGKPPKPPGLAEVLVAMENSPKPIIAAIHGTALGGGLEVALACHYRVATKDARLGLPEVKLGLLPGAGGTQRLPRAVGPELAVKMIVGGDPIGAAEALKNGLIEEIVEGPAAGGEAFALKVLAEKRPLRKLRDDDSKLAAAKADRSIFTNAVAALTKKARGLEAPFAAADAVGAAIDLPFDEGLKKEREGFLKLVSSDQSKAQRYAFFSEREAAKIAGVPEGTKPRNVERVAIIGAGTMGGGIAMSFANAGIPVTLIETGEEQLKRGMGVMQKNYEATAARGGIPADAPAKRMGLITGVVGLENVKDADLVIEAVFETMAVKKEVFEALDKYAKPGAVLASNTSYLNIDEIAKVTKRPQDVLGMHFFSPANVMKLCEIVRAAKTAPDALTTAVSIARKIAKVPAVVGVCDGFVGNRMLAQRGKQSEKLLFEGALPQQVDAVVTKFGMPMGPFAMGDLAGLDIGWRSRKDRGIKSEIADALCEAGRFGQKTGKGYYKYEAGSRAALPDPEVEKLIDETLQRLGRKKRVVSDDEILERMMYPMINEGARILEEGIAARPSDIDVIWLYGYGWPIYRGGPMFYADQVGLKHIADRLSYYAKETNDPSLEPAPLLKRLAAEGKTFASMAQSAKAA